A genome region from Arthrobacter sp. SLBN-100 includes the following:
- a CDS encoding family 1 glycosylhydrolase, which produces MSGIEIIGAFESTYLPRHDTDIFESTAHDVQWKQDLGLLAGCGVTRLRYPVRWHRVEAEEGVLDWHDTDKVLHYLRDHGFRPIVDLVHHTSYPRWLEGGFADPRFGPAYLRYTEEFARRYPWVEEYTLFNEPFSTLFLTGHEAIWPPYHEGLDNFVAHILNVLPAVAEASRAYADLLPRAKHVWVDTCEHHTGEGAHGSAYATMANERRFLVLDSFLGKHGGRGYDPDGPMALPLRDAGGEKLQELEPGRIDVLGLDYYAHCQWHFDDKAGEPNTPYPLPLAQQIYLYWDRYRLPCLLTETNIRGRVWDRATWFKYVLEQCERARRMGVPLDGLCWFPLIDSTDWASLLFRNDGHIDPVGVFWLDQELARQPSVMSEIYAKAAAGTPSTELPAYSLGEPVAAWLRGYESQMSHWKWIPAPEADQGNSLPRTETRMELRIASAE; this is translated from the coding sequence ATGAGCGGAATCGAAATCATCGGCGCCTTCGAAAGCACGTATCTTCCGCGGCATGACACGGACATCTTCGAATCCACTGCCCACGATGTCCAGTGGAAACAGGACCTGGGCCTGCTGGCCGGCTGCGGAGTCACAAGGCTGCGCTATCCCGTCCGGTGGCACCGGGTGGAGGCCGAAGAAGGGGTCCTCGACTGGCACGACACGGACAAGGTGCTGCACTATCTTCGCGACCACGGCTTCCGGCCCATCGTGGACCTGGTCCACCACACCAGCTATCCCCGCTGGCTGGAGGGCGGCTTCGCGGACCCGCGCTTCGGCCCGGCCTACCTCCGGTACACGGAAGAGTTCGCCCGGCGCTACCCGTGGGTGGAGGAGTACACGCTCTTCAATGAGCCGTTCTCCACCCTGTTCCTCACGGGGCATGAGGCCATCTGGCCGCCTTACCACGAGGGCCTGGACAACTTCGTGGCCCACATCCTCAACGTGCTTCCGGCCGTGGCGGAGGCCAGCCGGGCTTACGCAGACCTGCTGCCGCGCGCCAAGCACGTGTGGGTGGACACGTGCGAGCACCACACCGGTGAGGGTGCCCACGGAAGTGCCTACGCCACCATGGCCAATGAGCGCCGGTTCCTGGTGCTGGACAGCTTCCTCGGCAAGCACGGCGGCAGGGGGTATGACCCTGATGGACCCATGGCACTGCCGCTGCGGGATGCCGGCGGGGAGAAACTGCAGGAGCTGGAACCCGGGCGGATCGATGTGCTGGGCCTTGATTATTACGCGCACTGCCAGTGGCATTTTGATGACAAGGCAGGCGAACCCAACACCCCGTACCCCCTGCCCTTGGCGCAGCAGATCTACCTGTACTGGGACCGGTACCGGCTTCCGTGCCTGCTCACCGAAACCAACATCCGCGGCCGCGTATGGGACCGCGCCACCTGGTTTAAGTATGTCCTGGAGCAGTGTGAACGGGCCCGGCGGATGGGGGTCCCGCTGGACGGCCTGTGCTGGTTCCCGCTGATCGACTCCACGGACTGGGCTTCGCTCCTGTTCCGCAACGACGGCCACATCGACCCCGTAGGGGTGTTCTGGCTGGACCAGGAGCTTGCGAGGCAGCCCTCCGTGATGTCCGAAATCTATGCGAAGGCCGCGGCGGGCACGCCCTCCACCGAGCTGCCGGCGTACAGCCTGGGCGAGCCGGTTGCCGCGTGGCTGCGCGGATATGAGTCACAGATGTCCCACTGGAAGTGGATACCGGCCCCTGAAGCGGACCAGGGAAACAGCCTTCCCCGCACGGAGACACGAATGGAATTGAGGATAGCCAGTGCAGAGTGA
- a CDS encoding DUF6752 domain-containing protein, which produces MNDPLIDAIHGHTPLEDPLEEVNLRLAIAATDIAELRAEVARLDRDLDESRRLNLRAAELLDLVFEHLARSPGRLGSTDGARYADDGARPAGSAGTTESAKNPVLQGEGAGR; this is translated from the coding sequence ATGAATGATCCCCTTATAGACGCCATCCACGGGCACACGCCCCTGGAGGACCCGTTGGAAGAGGTCAACCTGCGGCTGGCCATCGCCGCAACCGACATCGCCGAGCTCCGCGCCGAGGTTGCCCGGCTGGACCGCGACCTGGATGAGTCCCGGCGCCTGAACCTGCGGGCGGCGGAACTGCTGGACCTGGTGTTTGAGCACCTGGCCCGCAGCCCGGGCCGCCTTGGCAGCACGGACGGTGCCCGCTATGCGGACGACGGCGCCCGCCCTGCAGGAAGCGCCGGAACAACGGAAAGTGCCAAGAATCCCGTTTTGCAGGGTGAAGGCGCCGGCAGATGA
- a CDS encoding class I SAM-dependent methyltransferase — translation MREVIDSRDVETHSPGTRDGRAPEAQAAGAHSHRLQADRWSLRLEGPPIPSDATLSILLEGRPIWNVRAGETVRPGPDMSVIDWPAALAGRLTGWARLRVMQDGKALSTTATVAFDDAPHQFRLEEAGTGIPQIVNKWGRIGRNFAGERAYLIDEALDEACRLVDWLRGRGQELFVTGGTLLGPVRDGRVMPGDDDVDLAYLSRHQNPSDIALEGFELERALHAQGYETVRHSAGHLQLLFPAADGTDRFYLDIFTYFLVNGWFHGTFHAREPAGKVQIFPLRSLTINGRELPAPAEPEQMLSAIYGPGWRTPDPAFRFITPPAARRRYDNWLGSLDGDRENWEDHHRALLRGDAGPDAGQTPSSWSVPSSLAKEFAGGLPPGSRILELGCGLGADARHFAQRGHHVLAVDYSRPAIQNLHTPHGGTGSLRGRRVNLNSLREAAPLAKLANQGGPLHVYARLLLNSLNGQGRENTLTLIGHLLRNQESPAEAVLEVRSEESGPPFPGCLFHAPVDLAALKTSLAGLGLEAEDVPPQTGRREEGALSSNRLKVRALP, via the coding sequence ATGAGGGAGGTTATCGATTCCCGGGACGTCGAGACCCACAGCCCTGGGACCCGGGACGGCCGTGCCCCGGAGGCGCAGGCGGCCGGCGCCCACAGCCACCGGCTCCAGGCGGACAGGTGGTCGCTCCGGCTGGAGGGGCCGCCCATCCCGTCGGACGCCACGTTGTCCATCCTGCTGGAGGGCAGGCCCATCTGGAACGTCCGCGCCGGCGAAACCGTCAGGCCCGGCCCGGACATGTCCGTCATCGACTGGCCTGCGGCCCTCGCCGGGAGGCTCACAGGCTGGGCGCGGCTCAGGGTAATGCAGGACGGAAAAGCGTTAAGCACGACGGCGACTGTCGCCTTTGACGATGCACCGCACCAGTTCCGGCTCGAGGAAGCCGGCACGGGTATCCCGCAGATCGTCAACAAGTGGGGGCGGATCGGGCGCAACTTCGCCGGGGAGCGCGCCTACCTCATCGATGAAGCACTGGACGAGGCGTGCCGGCTGGTGGACTGGCTGCGCGGCCGCGGCCAGGAGCTGTTCGTCACCGGCGGCACGCTCCTGGGACCTGTCCGGGACGGCCGCGTTATGCCAGGCGACGACGACGTGGACCTGGCCTACCTGAGCCGGCATCAAAACCCGTCGGACATCGCACTGGAGGGCTTCGAGCTGGAACGTGCCCTTCACGCCCAAGGCTACGAAACCGTGCGGCACTCAGCGGGGCATCTTCAGCTGCTGTTCCCCGCGGCGGACGGCACGGACCGGTTCTACCTGGACATCTTCACCTACTTCCTGGTGAACGGCTGGTTCCATGGCACGTTCCACGCCCGCGAGCCCGCCGGGAAGGTGCAGATTTTCCCCCTCCGCAGCCTCACCATCAACGGCAGGGAGCTGCCGGCCCCGGCGGAGCCGGAGCAGATGCTCTCGGCCATCTATGGCCCCGGCTGGCGGACCCCTGATCCGGCGTTCCGGTTCATTACGCCGCCGGCGGCCCGCCGTCGTTATGACAACTGGCTGGGCAGCTTAGACGGTGACCGGGAGAACTGGGAGGACCACCACCGGGCGCTGCTCCGCGGTGACGCCGGGCCCGACGCCGGCCAAACGCCGTCGTCCTGGTCCGTGCCGTCGTCTTTGGCGAAGGAATTCGCCGGCGGACTTCCCCCTGGCTCCCGGATCCTGGAGCTGGGCTGCGGCCTTGGCGCCGATGCGCGGCACTTCGCGCAGCGGGGGCACCACGTGCTGGCCGTGGACTACAGCCGGCCGGCGATCCAGAACCTGCATACCCCTCACGGCGGCACGGGCTCGCTACGGGGTAGAAGAGTCAACCTCAATTCCCTGCGCGAGGCTGCCCCGCTGGCAAAGCTTGCCAACCAGGGCGGCCCGCTGCACGTGTACGCGCGGCTGCTGCTGAATTCCCTCAACGGGCAGGGCCGGGAGAACACGCTGACGCTGATCGGGCACCTGCTGAGGAACCAGGAGTCACCGGCTGAGGCCGTACTGGAAGTCAGGTCGGAAGAGTCCGGACCACCGTTTCCGGGGTGCTTGTTCCACGCCCCCGTGGATTTGGCGGCGCTGAAGACCAGCCTCGCGGGGCTGGGGCTTGAAGCAGAAGATGTTCCACCGCAAACCGGGCGTCGGGAAGAAGGCGCCCTCTCCTCCAACCGATTGAAAGTGAGGGCACTGCCATGA
- a CDS encoding bifunctional cytidylyltransferase/SDR family oxidoreductase, producing the protein MDQKPPSSSSGTRRRNVAVILAGGIGARMGLDIPKQFVPIAGRTSLEHTVELFQHSGLVDEIIVMMAPGYIPKARELLLRSREQSTPDGKATATGFSKVTAILPGGADRSETSCRALDSIADKDANVLFHDAVRPLLDGDIITACIRALDVYAAVDTAIPSADTIIEVDDDNFIRAVPPRAKLRRGQTPQAFRMPVIARAYERAGQDPEFSATDDCSVVLKYCPDVPIFVVDGDEANIKITQPIDIHLADKLFQLKHKTVLPGGNTGGLRGAKVMVFGASSGIGLELVQQLEAEGASVIAQSRTGNGTYVEDRRCVAQALADAAAIYGRIDHVILTAGVLSVGPLAQLTDEQLHHDVDVNLTAAFIVAQESQKYLAASRGSLTLFASSSYTRGRANYTVYSATKAAIVNLTQALADEWSTDGIRVNCISPSRTATPMRTRAFGVEAEGSLLPAAAVAEASIEVLASAMTGQVVDVRLPYTDPSRDPELVAQP; encoded by the coding sequence ATGGACCAGAAACCGCCCTCTTCCTCCTCCGGCACCCGGCGCCGCAACGTGGCGGTCATCCTTGCAGGCGGAATCGGCGCCCGGATGGGCCTGGACATCCCCAAACAGTTTGTCCCCATCGCCGGCCGCACCAGCCTGGAGCACACGGTGGAGCTGTTCCAGCACTCCGGGCTGGTGGACGAGATCATCGTGATGATGGCGCCCGGCTACATTCCCAAAGCCCGGGAACTGCTGCTCCGCAGCAGAGAGCAGTCCACGCCGGACGGCAAGGCAACAGCCACCGGGTTCAGCAAAGTCACCGCCATCCTTCCCGGCGGTGCGGACCGCAGCGAAACTTCCTGCCGCGCCCTGGACTCCATTGCGGACAAGGACGCCAACGTTCTTTTCCACGACGCCGTCCGGCCCCTGCTCGACGGCGACATCATCACAGCCTGCATCCGCGCGCTGGACGTTTATGCCGCCGTCGACACCGCCATTCCTTCGGCCGACACCATCATCGAAGTGGATGATGACAACTTCATTCGCGCCGTGCCGCCCCGGGCCAAGCTGCGGCGCGGCCAGACGCCGCAGGCGTTCCGGATGCCCGTGATCGCCAGGGCCTACGAACGGGCCGGCCAGGACCCGGAATTCTCCGCCACGGACGACTGCTCCGTGGTCCTTAAGTACTGCCCCGACGTCCCCATCTTCGTGGTGGACGGCGACGAGGCGAACATCAAAATCACCCAGCCAATCGACATCCACCTCGCAGACAAGCTCTTCCAGCTCAAGCACAAAACCGTCCTGCCCGGCGGGAATACCGGCGGGCTCCGCGGGGCCAAGGTCATGGTGTTCGGTGCCAGTTCGGGCATTGGGCTGGAACTGGTCCAGCAGCTCGAGGCGGAAGGCGCCTCGGTGATCGCGCAGAGCCGTACGGGCAACGGGACGTATGTGGAGGACCGCCGTTGCGTGGCGCAGGCCCTCGCCGATGCGGCCGCCATCTACGGCCGCATTGACCACGTGATCCTCACGGCCGGCGTCCTCAGTGTGGGTCCGCTCGCGCAGTTGACCGATGAGCAGCTGCATCACGACGTGGACGTCAACCTCACGGCGGCCTTCATCGTGGCGCAGGAATCGCAGAAGTACCTGGCCGCGAGCAGGGGATCGCTGACCCTCTTCGCATCCAGCTCGTACACCCGCGGCCGCGCCAACTACACCGTCTACTCCGCCACCAAGGCGGCCATCGTGAACCTCACCCAGGCGCTCGCGGATGAATGGAGCACGGACGGCATCCGGGTGAACTGCATCAGTCCCAGCCGGACCGCCACGCCCATGCGGACCAGGGCGTTTGGGGTGGAAGCTGAAGGATCACTGCTGCCCGCGGCGGCCGTTGCGGAGGCGAGCATCGAGGTCCTGGCCTCGGCCATGACCGGGCAGGTGGTGGATGTCCGCCTGCCATACACGGACCCGTCCAGGGATCCCGAACTGGTGGCGCAACCATGA